One Gordonia zhaorongruii DNA segment encodes these proteins:
- a CDS encoding fatty acid desaturase family protein, with amino-acid sequence MAIADIPEYAHLTDSDVEALGAELDAIRADIEADRGERDARYLRNTIRLQRGLEVTGRALTVGARKRSMWWAGATTLGLAKIVENMELGHNVMHGQWDWMNDPEVHSTSWEWDNTGPSAHWKHTHNFIHHKYTNVLGMDDDVGYGLLRVTRDQRWKPFNLGNLFYNTALAALFEYGIAAQHLELGKKRKTPEAKAELRRDITDVGTKIARQVGKDYVVYPALVGAVTRSPEAARKTATANLLANIMRNFWTNAVIFCGHFPDGAEKFTKFDLKDETQGQWYLRQMLGSANFRSGPVLGFMSGNLSYQIEHHIFPDLPSNRLAEISVRVQALCEKYDLPYTTGSFPVQYAKSWRTMAKLSLPNKYLRATSDDAPETASEKRFRGEGESRLTPVVDAGTGRRRGLRTAIAENRSRLRARVSA; translated from the coding sequence GTGGCTATCGCCGACATCCCGGAGTACGCACATCTGACGGACTCAGACGTCGAGGCACTCGGCGCCGAGCTCGACGCGATCCGCGCCGACATCGAAGCGGACCGCGGCGAACGCGACGCCCGCTACCTGCGCAACACCATCCGCCTGCAGCGCGGGCTCGAGGTCACCGGCCGCGCATTGACGGTGGGTGCACGCAAGCGCTCCATGTGGTGGGCGGGCGCCACCACGCTCGGCCTCGCCAAGATCGTCGAGAACATGGAACTCGGCCACAACGTGATGCACGGCCAGTGGGATTGGATGAACGACCCAGAGGTGCACTCCACGTCGTGGGAGTGGGACAACACCGGGCCCAGCGCGCACTGGAAGCACACCCACAACTTCATCCATCACAAGTACACGAACGTGCTCGGCATGGACGACGACGTGGGCTACGGACTGCTGCGAGTCACGCGGGACCAGCGCTGGAAGCCGTTCAACCTGGGGAATCTCTTCTACAACACGGCACTCGCGGCCCTGTTCGAGTACGGCATCGCAGCGCAGCATCTGGAGCTCGGCAAGAAGCGCAAGACGCCGGAGGCGAAGGCGGAACTGCGCCGGGACATCACGGACGTCGGGACCAAGATCGCCCGCCAGGTGGGCAAGGACTACGTCGTGTACCCGGCGCTCGTCGGTGCGGTCACGCGATCGCCGGAAGCCGCGCGCAAGACGGCGACGGCGAATCTGCTGGCCAACATCATGCGGAACTTCTGGACCAATGCCGTCATCTTCTGCGGGCACTTCCCGGACGGCGCCGAGAAGTTCACCAAGTTCGACCTCAAGGACGAGACGCAGGGGCAGTGGTATCTGCGCCAGATGCTCGGCAGTGCGAACTTTCGTTCGGGGCCCGTACTCGGGTTCATGAGCGGCAACCTCTCGTACCAGATCGAGCACCACATCTTCCCCGACCTGCCGAGTAACCGGCTCGCCGAGATCTCGGTTCGCGTCCAGGCGCTGTGCGAGAAGTACGACCTGCCGTACACCACCGGTTCGTTCCCGGTGCAGTACGCGAAGTCGTGGCGCACCATGGCGAAGCTGTCGCTCCCGAACAAGTACTTGCGTGCCACGAGTGACGATGCTCCCGAGACCGCGTCGGAGAAGCGCTTCCGCGGCGAGGGCGAGTCGCGTCTGACTCCGGTGGTCGACGCAGGCACCGGCCGTCGCCGCGGGCTGCGCACCGCGATCGCCGAGAACCGGTCTCGCCTCCGTGCGCGGGTCAGCGCATAA
- a CDS encoding ferredoxin reductase, whose protein sequence is MGWRERFEAPVAGVAGSSGGKWARAALARVTTPLLPDDYLHLVNPLWSARELRGRIVSVTPVTSDSATIVVRPGWGFSFDYHPGQYIGIGVLVDGRWTWRSYSLTSEPDSSRDAGTVSITVKAMPEGFLSSHLVNGLTPGTVVRLAAPAGEFVLPDPLPAKLLFVTAGSGVTPIMSMLRMMRRRRQRVDAILVHSAPDAADVLFAGELREIDDSGLVEVKLRLTQSDGRLDSAALAELVPDLTEREVWACGPGGFIEMVTSTFEQAGRSDHLHIERFALERGEAGAQGGTVTFGRGGKQIEADGAATLLEAGEKAGVLMPFGCRMGICQSCVVMLDKGAVRDLRNGAEHVEGERIQTCVSAAAGDCTLDV, encoded by the coding sequence ATGGGTTGGCGGGAACGATTCGAGGCACCGGTCGCGGGTGTGGCGGGCAGCTCGGGTGGCAAGTGGGCGCGCGCCGCACTCGCACGGGTCACGACCCCGCTGCTTCCGGACGACTACCTGCACCTGGTGAATCCGCTCTGGTCGGCTCGCGAGCTCCGCGGACGGATCGTGTCGGTGACACCGGTGACCTCGGATAGCGCCACCATCGTCGTCCGTCCGGGATGGGGTTTCTCGTTCGATTACCACCCGGGCCAGTACATCGGCATCGGTGTGCTGGTGGACGGCAGGTGGACGTGGCGCTCGTACTCGCTCACCTCGGAGCCGGACAGCTCGCGCGACGCGGGGACGGTGTCGATCACCGTGAAGGCGATGCCGGAGGGCTTCCTCTCGTCGCACCTGGTGAACGGTCTGACGCCGGGGACCGTGGTGCGGTTGGCCGCGCCCGCGGGAGAGTTCGTCCTGCCCGATCCGCTGCCCGCCAAGCTGCTGTTCGTCACGGCCGGAAGCGGAGTCACCCCGATCATGTCGATGCTGCGGATGATGCGGCGACGCAGGCAGCGGGTCGATGCGATACTCGTGCATTCCGCGCCGGATGCCGCCGACGTGCTGTTCGCTGGCGAGTTGCGCGAGATCGACGACAGCGGACTCGTCGAGGTGAAGCTCCGTCTCACGCAGAGCGACGGTCGACTCGATTCCGCGGCGCTCGCCGAACTCGTGCCCGACCTGACCGAGCGCGAGGTGTGGGCGTGCGGGCCGGGAGGCTTCATCGAGATGGTCACCTCGACGTTCGAGCAAGCGGGGCGCAGTGATCATCTGCACATCGAGAGGTTCGCGCTCGAACGCGGCGAGGCCGGTGCGCAAGGCGGCACGGTGACCTTCGGGCGAGGCGGGAAGCAGATCGAGGCCGACGGTGCCGCAACGCTGCTCGAGGCGGGTGAGAAGGCCGGGGTGCTCATGCCGTTCGGCTGCCGGATGGGCATCTGCCAGAGCTGCGTCGTGATGCTCGACAAAGGGGCCGTACGGGACCTGCGAAACGGTGCGGAGCACGTCGAAGGTGAACGCATCCAGACCTGTGTCAGTGCGGCGGCGGGGGACTGCACGCTGGACGTCTGA
- a CDS encoding DUF664 domain-containing protein, producing MHAPARQNESNAAITCIDEQLDALRAALLGLTEDQARQTPCRSALSIAGILKHVEHGMRGGIVRFGTPGWTPQPIDEEAFNAYMGSFALTGEETATGMIERFDATRIEFIEVLRGLDPDADTVEPPAPWYGINESSTIKTRSYLIHQIEEFARHAGHADIIREQIDGTSVPSLMLTMAGVSGEGFIAAYEPAAGTLLA from the coding sequence ATGCACGCTCCAGCACGTCAGAACGAAAGCAACGCCGCGATCACCTGCATCGACGAACAGCTCGATGCACTCCGCGCCGCGCTCCTCGGGCTCACCGAGGATCAAGCCCGTCAGACGCCGTGCCGCAGCGCACTGTCGATCGCCGGCATTCTCAAGCACGTCGAACACGGGATGCGGGGCGGCATCGTCCGCTTCGGGACGCCCGGGTGGACCCCGCAACCGATCGATGAGGAGGCGTTCAACGCCTACATGGGCAGTTTCGCGCTCACCGGCGAGGAGACGGCGACCGGGATGATCGAGCGGTTCGACGCGACTCGGATCGAGTTCATCGAGGTTCTCCGCGGCCTCGACCCAGACGCGGACACGGTGGAGCCGCCTGCGCCGTGGTACGGGATCAACGAGTCGTCGACGATCAAGACCCGTTCGTATCTGATCCATCAGATCGAGGAGTTCGCCCGGCACGCCGGTCACGCCGACATCATCCGCGAGCAGATCGACGGGACCTCGGTGCCGTCACTCATGCTGACGATGGCCGGAGTGTCGGGTGAGGGATTCATCGCGGCGTACGAGCCCGCAGCGGGGACGCTCCTGGCCTGA
- a CDS encoding DUF6912 family protein gives MRVYLPATLEMVQGLSAGGDEIFMPLGGTGFAVTPALREAYTSGDDEELGEAALREAALASLRLLSAPSDSDLPLRRVVVVADADATVRSDLDDAVVKVSGGVALADIVAVHVDGADAEKSVRAAVDVIDAADMGDEDAELAVGDVEDHDLGWYATQELPFLLELL, from the coding sequence ATGCGGGTATATCTGCCGGCAACGCTCGAGATGGTGCAGGGCCTGTCCGCAGGCGGCGACGAGATCTTCATGCCGCTCGGCGGCACGGGGTTCGCGGTGACGCCGGCGCTGCGCGAGGCGTACACCTCGGGTGACGACGAGGAACTGGGTGAAGCGGCGCTTCGCGAGGCCGCTCTGGCCTCGTTGCGGCTGCTGTCGGCGCCGTCGGACTCCGATCTGCCGCTGCGGCGCGTGGTGGTCGTGGCGGATGCGGACGCCACGGTCCGTTCCGACCTCGATGATGCCGTGGTGAAGGTGTCCGGGGGCGTCGCTCTCGCCGACATCGTCGCGGTGCACGTGGACGGAGCCGACGCGGAGAAGTCGGTCCGCGCAGCAGTCGACGTCATCGACGCAGCCGATATGGGGGATGAGGACGCCGAGCTGGCAGTCGGCGACGTGGAGGACCACGACCTCGGCTGGTACGCGACTCAGGAGCTGCCGTTCCTGCTCGAGCTCCTCTAG
- a CDS encoding wax ester/triacylglycerol synthase domain-containing protein, whose amino-acid sequence MVNRLSAEDAMFYFLDGAGTSAAMGALMIVDPSVVGGADSEGKLDYSSLVSLVERRLQLVPRYRQVVNEVPLGLGRPLWVDDADFDINFHIRLSALPRPGAPEQLQELIARLMSRPLDRTRPLWELYLIEGLADGHVAVLTKTHRCLIAGPENRELSEVITDFTPEPPDLDEDLWMPGHPPGQTSITVGALADAMARPGELVDSLLRGNGPVADVWSVADKSARFVVSAVQQLVNTAPDSPLNAVTTSSRLFAAARVPRTDCARIAARFDCSFNDVVLAMTAGVLRRWTQSVNDSVGHGETVRVILPLRARDPEGAVVGNGSWVPEYEPEFVTDLPIGEDSPAVRLMQVAGLADRYATSPRRLAPEMKPLLPELGMIPFAGFSTRAFSSIFQRTYNVPVSMSGQVSGRFLRGCRVDEIYTIPALLAQRALAISVNEYGDSVQFAFIADRAVVGDLPAMAGYLMDSFDELLHSPVVPSTFPKKRPHPVSSSSDFSPDSDNEGK is encoded by the coding sequence ATGGTGAATCGATTGTCGGCGGAAGACGCGATGTTCTACTTCCTCGACGGAGCCGGTACCAGTGCGGCGATGGGCGCACTGATGATCGTCGACCCGTCGGTGGTCGGCGGTGCCGATTCCGAGGGGAAGCTCGACTACTCGTCGCTCGTGTCCCTGGTGGAGCGACGGCTGCAACTGGTGCCGCGGTATCGGCAGGTCGTGAACGAGGTTCCGTTGGGTCTCGGCCGGCCGCTGTGGGTGGACGACGCCGACTTCGACATCAATTTCCACATCCGGTTGTCGGCGCTCCCTCGACCGGGAGCTCCCGAGCAACTGCAGGAGTTGATAGCGCGGCTCATGTCGCGTCCGCTCGATCGGACCAGACCCCTGTGGGAGCTGTATCTCATCGAGGGGCTCGCCGACGGGCACGTCGCGGTGCTGACGAAGACCCACCGGTGCCTTATCGCCGGACCGGAGAACCGGGAGCTGAGCGAGGTCATCACCGACTTCACGCCCGAGCCTCCCGACCTGGACGAGGACCTGTGGATGCCGGGGCATCCGCCCGGGCAGACCTCGATCACGGTCGGTGCGCTCGCGGATGCGATGGCGCGTCCCGGCGAACTCGTCGACTCGTTGCTGCGTGGGAACGGTCCGGTCGCCGACGTGTGGTCGGTGGCCGACAAGTCGGCGCGGTTCGTCGTCTCCGCGGTGCAGCAGCTCGTCAACACCGCGCCCGACAGCCCGCTCAACGCCGTCACCACGTCGTCGAGGCTGTTCGCGGCGGCCCGGGTGCCGCGGACGGACTGCGCGCGCATCGCCGCGCGTTTCGACTGCAGCTTCAACGACGTCGTCTTGGCGATGACCGCCGGTGTGCTGCGCCGTTGGACGCAGTCGGTGAACGACTCGGTCGGTCACGGCGAGACGGTCCGGGTGATCCTTCCCCTGCGAGCGCGCGATCCGGAAGGGGCCGTGGTCGGCAACGGAAGCTGGGTGCCCGAGTACGAACCGGAGTTCGTCACGGACCTTCCGATCGGCGAGGATTCGCCTGCCGTCAGGCTGATGCAGGTGGCGGGCCTGGCCGATCGGTACGCCACGTCGCCTCGCCGGTTGGCGCCCGAGATGAAACCGCTGCTCCCCGAACTCGGGATGATTCCGTTCGCCGGCTTCTCGACGCGAGCCTTCAGCAGCATCTTCCAGCGCACGTACAACGTGCCGGTGAGTATGAGCGGTCAGGTCTCCGGCCGGTTCCTGCGGGGGTGCCGGGTAGACGAGATCTACACGATCCCGGCCCTGCTGGCTCAGCGGGCGCTCGCGATCAGCGTGAACGAGTACGGCGACTCGGTGCAGTTCGCGTTCATCGCCGACCGTGCCGTTGTCGGTGACCTGCCCGCCATGGCGGGGTATCTGATGGACTCGTTCGACGAGTTGCTGCACAGCCCGGTGGTTCCTTCGACCTTCCCGAAGAAGCGGCCCCATCCCGTCAGTTCCAGCTCCGATTTCAGCCCCGATTCCGACAACGAAGGGAAGTGA
- a CDS encoding Rv3235 family protein, translating to MSTVIFATPKSAIASSGAPTTGTSAPPLESARAARTAAVGTLQRVFEVLDGRRPCEHLATVTSPDVFAQLTMVLQRREAGPGRAGGPGTTARLRRVHLQMASPRQADCFGTVERASRVRAVVGRLELRPVRLPGRRRFPELRWVLIEFGII from the coding sequence ATGAGCACCGTCATATTCGCCACCCCGAAATCCGCGATCGCCAGTTCCGGCGCACCGACAACCGGGACGAGCGCTCCGCCGCTCGAATCTGCGCGTGCCGCCCGCACCGCGGCCGTCGGCACGCTGCAGCGGGTATTCGAGGTCCTCGACGGACGCCGCCCATGCGAGCACCTCGCCACGGTCACCTCGCCGGACGTCTTCGCGCAACTGACGATGGTGCTGCAACGCCGGGAGGCGGGGCCCGGACGTGCAGGCGGACCCGGAACGACGGCGCGCCTGCGGCGCGTTCACCTGCAGATGGCCTCGCCCCGACAAGCGGACTGCTTCGGCACTGTGGAGCGTGCGTCGAGGGTCAGGGCAGTGGTCGGCCGACTCGAGTTGAGACCGGTCCGTCTTCCCGGCAGACGCCGTTTTCCCGAGCTCCGGTGGGTGCTGATCGAATTCGGCATCATCTGA
- a CDS encoding DUF808 domain-containing protein, with protein sequence MSAGLAALLDDVAVLAKMAAASVDDVAAATGRASMKAVGVVVDDTAVTPRYVHGVGPQRELPIIGKIAKGSLRNKLLIILPIAMILSQWLPWLLTPILMIGGTYLCYEGAEKIWEWISGHSTAEENADEVGPDQEKAVVSSAVRTDFILSAEIMVIALNEVADEAFLARAVILIVVGILITALVYGVVAAIVKMDDIGLALAKRETTAVAAIGRGLVRAMPVVLSTLSIVGVIAMCWVGGHIVLVGADELGLPYPYDVVHHIEEWFGGLIPAIGGVIGWIANTLASAVFGVIWGGLVLLIVHALPWPEKLPWAKEKHGADEPQHSAD encoded by the coding sequence ATGAGCGCTGGACTCGCCGCACTGCTGGACGACGTCGCCGTACTGGCCAAGATGGCGGCCGCGTCGGTAGACGACGTCGCCGCCGCCACCGGGCGCGCGAGCATGAAGGCCGTCGGGGTGGTCGTCGACGACACCGCGGTCACGCCGCGCTACGTGCACGGCGTGGGACCCCAACGGGAGCTTCCGATCATCGGCAAGATCGCGAAGGGGTCGCTGCGCAACAAACTGCTGATCATCCTGCCGATCGCGATGATCCTCAGTCAGTGGCTGCCGTGGCTTCTGACGCCGATCCTGATGATCGGCGGCACCTACCTCTGCTACGAGGGTGCGGAGAAGATCTGGGAATGGATCTCCGGTCACTCGACGGCGGAGGAGAACGCCGACGAGGTGGGGCCGGACCAGGAGAAGGCCGTCGTCAGCAGTGCTGTCCGCACCGACTTCATCTTGTCCGCCGAGATCATGGTGATCGCGCTGAACGAGGTTGCCGACGAAGCGTTCCTCGCCCGCGCCGTCATCCTGATCGTCGTCGGGATCCTGATCACCGCGCTGGTGTACGGCGTGGTGGCGGCGATCGTGAAGATGGACGACATCGGTCTGGCGCTGGCCAAGCGGGAGACCACCGCGGTCGCCGCGATCGGCCGCGGGCTGGTGCGGGCGATGCCGGTGGTGCTGTCGACCTTGAGCATCGTCGGCGTGATCGCGATGTGCTGGGTGGGCGGGCACATCGTCCTCGTCGGGGCCGACGAACTCGGCCTGCCGTACCCGTACGACGTGGTCCACCACATCGAGGAGTGGTTCGGAGGCCTGATCCCGGCGATCGGCGGCGTCATCGGCTGGATCGCGAACACGCTCGCGTCCGCGGTGTTCGGAGTGATCTGGGGAGGGCTGGTACTGCTGATCGTGCATGCGTTGCCATGGCCGGAGAAGTTGCCCTGGGCGAAGGAGAAGCACGGGGCGGACGAGCCCCAGCACAGCGCGGATTAG
- the secA gene encoding preprotein translocase subunit SecA yields the protein MLNKLLRLGEGRLVKRLDSYATSVEALSDEMEALTDAELHAKTDEFRKRLKDGESLDDILLEAFATVREAAWRVMGQKHFHVQIMGGAALHFGNIAEMKTGEGKTLTCLLPAYLNGLSGKGVHVITVNDYLAKRDAEWMGRVHRFLGLETDVILTGMSPDQRRAAYAADITYGTNNEFGFDYLRDNMAHSMEDLVQRGHNFAVVDEVDSILIDEARTPLIISGPSDSSSKWYGEFARIAPLLEKDVHYEVDIKKKTIGVHEAGVEFVEDRLGIDNLYEPSNSQLVSYLNNSIKVKELFHRDKDYIVRNGEVMIVDEFTGRVLDGRRFNEGLHQAIEAKEGVEVKAENQTLATITLQNYFRLYDTLSGMTGTAETEAAEFQATYKLGVVEIPTNRPMVRKDRADLIYKSEPAKFDAVVADIAERNAKGQPVLIGTTSVERSEYLSQKLTEAEVEHSVLNAKFHEQEAQIIAEAGRFGAVTVATNMAGRGTDVVLGGNPDIIADTRLRKAGLDPVNTPDEYETAWDEAIEVARSAAADEADGVREAGGLYVLGTERHESRRIDNQLRGRSGRQGDPGESRFYLSLGDELMRRFNGAALETIMTRVNLPEDVPIEAKMVTRAIRSAQTQVEEQNFEIRKNVLKYDEVMNSQRKVVYSERKEILEGHDHRAEVRNMVSDVVGAYVDGETAVGYAEDWDLDRLWEALGKLYPISLDQKDIVDENEFGEREDVSREELRTMIVDDALAAYDRRVQEIVDVAGDEGMHNLERSVLLSVLDRKWRDHLYEMDYLREGIHLRSMAQRDPVVEYQREGYDMFMGMLDAIKEETVSILFNAQVELQSTAPALGTSVSDMLAGAGFGDDEAPADDETAHTFSGPGEDGAAEIHSQAQELAGAAPSPASAARASGDEPVQGSRKERREAERRNRRRKK from the coding sequence TTGCTCAACAAGCTGCTCCGACTCGGCGAAGGCCGTCTGGTCAAGCGACTGGACTCGTACGCGACGAGCGTGGAAGCGCTGTCCGACGAGATGGAAGCGCTCACCGACGCAGAACTGCACGCGAAGACCGACGAGTTCCGTAAGCGTCTCAAAGACGGTGAGAGCCTCGACGACATCCTTCTCGAGGCATTCGCAACGGTGCGTGAAGCCGCATGGCGCGTCATGGGCCAGAAGCACTTCCACGTCCAGATCATGGGCGGCGCAGCCCTGCACTTCGGCAACATCGCCGAGATGAAGACCGGTGAGGGCAAGACGCTGACGTGTCTGCTGCCCGCCTACCTGAACGGGCTGTCGGGCAAGGGCGTGCACGTCATCACGGTCAACGACTACCTCGCCAAGCGTGACGCCGAGTGGATGGGTCGCGTGCACCGGTTCCTGGGTCTGGAGACCGACGTCATCCTGACCGGCATGTCGCCCGACCAGCGCCGCGCCGCGTACGCAGCCGACATCACGTACGGCACCAACAATGAGTTCGGCTTCGACTACCTCCGCGACAACATGGCGCACTCGATGGAGGATCTCGTTCAGCGCGGCCACAACTTCGCCGTGGTCGACGAGGTCGACTCGATCCTCATCGACGAGGCCCGCACCCCGCTCATCATCTCCGGTCCCTCGGACTCGTCGAGCAAGTGGTACGGCGAGTTCGCACGGATCGCGCCGCTCCTGGAGAAGGACGTCCACTACGAGGTGGACATCAAGAAGAAGACCATCGGCGTGCACGAGGCTGGTGTCGAGTTCGTCGAGGACCGGCTGGGCATCGACAACCTGTACGAACCGTCCAACTCGCAGCTGGTCAGCTACCTGAACAACTCCATCAAGGTGAAGGAGCTGTTCCACCGCGACAAGGACTACATCGTCCGCAACGGCGAGGTCATGATCGTCGACGAGTTCACCGGGCGCGTCCTGGACGGTCGTCGCTTCAACGAGGGCCTGCACCAGGCGATCGAGGCGAAGGAAGGCGTCGAGGTCAAGGCGGAGAACCAGACTCTCGCCACGATCACGCTGCAGAACTACTTCCGCCTGTACGACACGCTCTCGGGTATGACCGGTACCGCCGAGACCGAGGCGGCTGAGTTCCAGGCGACCTACAAGCTGGGCGTCGTCGAGATCCCGACGAACCGTCCGATGGTGCGCAAGGACCGGGCCGACCTCATCTACAAGTCCGAGCCTGCCAAGTTCGACGCGGTCGTCGCCGACATCGCCGAGCGGAATGCCAAGGGGCAGCCGGTTCTGATCGGCACCACGAGCGTCGAACGCTCCGAGTACCTGTCGCAGAAGCTCACCGAAGCCGAGGTCGAGCACTCCGTGCTGAACGCCAAGTTCCACGAGCAGGAGGCGCAGATCATCGCGGAGGCCGGGCGCTTCGGCGCGGTCACCGTCGCCACCAACATGGCAGGCCGAGGCACCGACGTCGTGCTCGGCGGCAACCCCGACATCATCGCCGATACCCGCCTGCGTAAGGCCGGTCTCGACCCGGTGAACACTCCGGACGAGTACGAGACGGCGTGGGACGAGGCGATCGAGGTCGCACGCTCGGCGGCCGCCGACGAGGCCGACGGGGTCCGTGAGGCCGGCGGCCTGTACGTCCTCGGCACCGAGCGTCACGAGTCGCGCCGCATCGACAACCAGTTGCGCGGCCGGTCCGGCCGCCAGGGCGATCCCGGCGAATCGCGCTTCTACCTGTCGCTGGGCGACGAGTTGATGCGCCGCTTCAACGGCGCCGCGCTCGAGACGATCATGACGCGCGTCAACCTTCCGGAAGACGTGCCGATCGAGGCGAAGATGGTCACCCGCGCCATCCGCAGCGCGCAGACGCAGGTCGAGGAGCAGAACTTCGAGATCCGCAAGAACGTCCTCAAATACGACGAGGTGATGAACTCCCAGCGCAAGGTCGTCTACAGCGAGCGCAAGGAGATCCTCGAAGGCCATGATCATCGGGCCGAGGTCCGCAACATGGTCAGCGACGTCGTCGGCGCGTACGTCGACGGCGAGACGGCCGTCGGCTACGCGGAGGACTGGGATCTCGACCGGTTGTGGGAGGCGCTCGGCAAGCTGTACCCGATCTCGCTCGACCAGAAGGACATCGTCGACGAGAACGAGTTCGGCGAGCGGGAGGACGTCTCCCGCGAGGAACTGCGGACGATGATCGTCGACGATGCGCTGGCCGCCTATGACCGCCGCGTCCAGGAGATCGTCGACGTGGCCGGTGATGAGGGCATGCACAACCTCGAGCGGTCGGTGTTGCTCTCGGTGCTCGACCGGAAGTGGCGCGATCACCTGTACGAGATGGACTACCTCCGTGAGGGAATCCACCTGCGTTCGATGGCGCAGCGCGACCCGGTGGTCGAGTACCAGCGCGAGGGCTACGACATGTTCATGGGCATGCTCGACGCCATCAAGGAGGAGACCGTCTCGATCCTCTTCAATGCGCAGGTCGAACTGCAGAGCACCGCACCCGCTCTCGGTACCTCGGTGAGCGACATGCTCGCGGGCGCCGGGTTCGGCGACGACGAGGCGCCGGCGGATGACGAAACGGCTCATACCTTCAGCGGTCCGGGCGAGGACGGTGCCGCCGAGATTCATTCGCAGGCGCAGGAGCTCGCGGGTGCCGCACCGTCACCGGCTTCTGCTGCACGGGCGTCCGGCGACGAGCCGGTCCAGGGGAGCCGTAAGGAGCGCCGGGAAGCCGAGCGCCGCAACCGTCGCCGCAAGAAGTAG
- the hpf gene encoding ribosome hibernation-promoting factor, HPF/YfiA family: MTVVHRKGQREPKGPEPQTREQQEAAFTPPPASSSAGELAVPRAEVSWNGRNVEIPDHYRAYLGDKLSRLEHFDESLFRFDVVLYHEPNRRRMKESQVVEVTGIGRGPIVRAQGSGENFYAATELAFDKLHKRLRRSKRRKQVRKDGNRRATSLAEATYDAVPPLPAVPELDGVEPNGADRWDDGVEDHRPGQVVRVKDHPASPMTVDDALYEMELVGHDFFLFHDSETDKPSVVYRRHAFDYGLLRLA; encoded by the coding sequence ATGACGGTCGTTCACCGAAAAGGTCAACGTGAGCCGAAGGGTCCGGAACCGCAGACGCGCGAACAGCAGGAAGCCGCGTTCACCCCACCCCCCGCTTCTTCGTCCGCCGGCGAACTCGCCGTGCCGCGCGCCGAGGTCTCCTGGAACGGCCGGAATGTGGAGATCCCCGATCACTACCGCGCGTACCTGGGTGACAAACTGTCCCGCCTCGAACACTTCGACGAGTCGCTGTTCCGTTTCGACGTCGTCCTGTATCACGAACCCAACCGGCGCCGGATGAAGGAGAGTCAGGTCGTGGAGGTCACCGGCATCGGCCGGGGGCCGATCGTCCGGGCGCAGGGGAGCGGAGAGAACTTCTACGCCGCCACCGAACTCGCTTTCGACAAGCTGCACAAGCGACTGCGCCGGTCCAAGCGCCGCAAGCAGGTCCGCAAGGACGGCAACCGACGCGCCACGTCGCTCGCGGAGGCGACCTACGACGCCGTCCCGCCCCTGCCCGCCGTACCTGAGCTCGATGGGGTCGAGCCGAACGGGGCCGACCGCTGGGACGACGGTGTGGAAGATCACCGTCCCGGGCAGGTCGTCCGCGTCAAGGACCATCCGGCGTCGCCGATGACAGTCGATGACGCGCTCTACGAGATGGAGCTGGTGGGGCACGACTTCTTCCTGTTCCACGATTCGGAGACCGATAAGCCCTCGGTGGTCTACCGTCGCCACGCGTTCGACTACGGGCTGCTCAGGCTGGCCTGA